One Azospirillum sp. B510 genomic window carries:
- a CDS encoding SRPBCC family protein — protein MAGFGAGGRWLAMMGGTALGVLGLGLLERRWERRSEPQAWRGGIRWGGAMLALGGTGLVVAGFLGSPPFGGGSPRNPDAWRGRAPASRRRSRTPERTQAVVTIAADAGTIFRFWRNFANLPKLMPQLERVDVLSASESRWIVGSGAFVRSEPLSWRCVLDRVDQDRLLTWHTAGETALPHRASLMLGPAPGDRGTEVRLTLVYRVPATEVAARLGVAPDRLAEEALRRLKQRVETGELSTTDRQPRGNGSGPSREVTE, from the coding sequence GTGGCCGGATTTGGAGCCGGTGGCCGCTGGCTCGCCATGATGGGCGGCACCGCCTTGGGCGTGTTGGGGCTTGGCCTTCTTGAACGGCGGTGGGAACGGCGGTCGGAGCCGCAAGCGTGGCGGGGCGGGATCCGGTGGGGTGGGGCGATGCTGGCCTTGGGCGGTACCGGCCTGGTCGTCGCCGGCTTCCTGGGGTCGCCGCCCTTCGGCGGAGGGTCCCCGCGCAACCCCGATGCGTGGCGCGGCCGTGCCCCGGCCTCCCGCCGCCGCTCACGGACGCCGGAGCGCACACAGGCGGTCGTCACCATCGCGGCGGATGCGGGGACGATCTTCCGTTTCTGGCGCAACTTCGCCAATCTGCCGAAGCTGATGCCGCAGCTTGAGCGGGTCGATGTTCTGTCCGCCAGCGAGAGCAGATGGATCGTCGGTTCCGGCGCGTTTGTGCGGTCCGAGCCTTTGAGCTGGCGTTGCGTGCTCGACCGCGTCGACCAGGACCGGCTGCTGACCTGGCACACGGCTGGTGAGACGGCGCTGCCGCACCGCGCCTCGCTGATGCTGGGCCCGGCGCCGGGCGACCGGGGGACGGAGGTGCGGCTGACGCTGGTCTACCGCGTGCCGGCCACCGAGGTGGCGGCGCGTCTGGGGGTCGCGCCGGACCGGCTGGCGGAGGAGGCGCTGCGCCGGTTGAAGCAGCGGGTGGAGACCGGTGAGTTGTCCACCACCGACCGGCAGCCGCGCGGAAACGGTTCCGGACCTTCCCGTGAGGTGACGGAATGA
- a CDS encoding anti-sigma factor family protein, with translation MNAHLTTGRVTEDELHAYVDGQLDGNRRLAVERWLAEDPEAARRAEDYRAQAILLHEMFDGILREPPSDKVQELSDRLKGRIAFNDNRPAWHARPLVRFAAAVMLVVAGAAGGWMGRGVDQQASAPVAQQRQTLATFAQEATQAHRFYTSDERFQVELGADNQDELNGWLSKRMGRDVFGPDLGRVGFRLIGGRSLPTDLGAGAQYMYANDANKRITLFVGAPQSGNQSNFSFTQNGDVATFYWVEGPLAYALAGRLSKEELLEIAKAVYQDVKAGPPRRDPPPAEQPQQQQQQPQQQQDRPPGVQPVSDTQKAKES, from the coding sequence ATGAATGCGCATCTGACGACGGGACGGGTCACGGAGGACGAACTCCACGCCTATGTGGATGGGCAGCTGGACGGCAACCGCCGGCTGGCGGTGGAGCGATGGCTGGCCGAGGATCCGGAGGCGGCGCGCCGGGCGGAGGATTACCGCGCCCAGGCTATTCTGCTGCACGAGATGTTCGACGGCATCCTGCGCGAACCGCCGAGCGACAAGGTTCAGGAGCTGTCGGACCGGCTGAAGGGGCGCATCGCCTTCAACGACAACCGCCCGGCCTGGCATGCCCGGCCGCTGGTGCGCTTCGCCGCGGCGGTGATGCTGGTGGTCGCCGGTGCGGCCGGCGGCTGGATGGGCCGCGGCGTCGATCAGCAGGCGTCCGCCCCCGTCGCCCAGCAGCGCCAGACGCTGGCCACCTTCGCCCAGGAAGCGACGCAGGCGCACCGTTTCTACACCTCGGACGAACGGTTCCAGGTGGAGCTGGGGGCCGACAATCAGGACGAGCTGAACGGCTGGCTGTCCAAGCGGATGGGCCGCGATGTCTTCGGTCCCGACCTCGGCCGCGTCGGCTTCCGGCTGATCGGCGGCCGGTCGCTGCCGACCGATCTCGGCGCCGGCGCGCAATATATGTACGCCAACGACGCCAACAAGCGGATCACCCTGTTCGTCGGCGCCCCCCAGAGCGGCAACCAGTCCAACTTCAGTTTCACCCAGAATGGCGACGTCGCCACCTTCTATTGGGTCGAGGGGCCGCTGGCCTACGCGCTGGCAGGCCGGCTGTCGAAGGAGGAACTGCTGGAGATCGCCAAGGCGGTCTATCAGGACGTCAAGGCCGGTCCGCCGCGCCGCGATCCTCCGCCGGCCGAACAGCCGCAGCAGCAGCAACAGCAACCGCAGCAGCAACAGGATCGTCCGCCGGGCGTGCAGCCGGTCAGCGACACGCAGAAGGCCAAGGAAAGCTGA
- a CDS encoding zinc-dependent alcohol dehydrogenase — MKALCWNGPNDLRVERVPDPVLVNPHDVIIKVALSSVCGSDLALIDGHVPAMRPGDIIGHEFLGVIVEKGPEVRHLNRGDRVVTMSVIGCGRCGHCRRGESALCDNSNPNPDHARAAHGHCGAGVFGYSHAFGGYAGSHADYVRVPYADFNAVRVPDGVSDERAVFLSDAVPTGYMAADMAGIRPGDVVAVWGCGGVGQMAIRSAYLLGAERVIGIDRFSDRLRAAQMKAGAETLDHSRVDVFDALQAMTGGRGPDVCIDAVGMVADRPAVPRQMIESCRKGGTLSIVGIHGGSIDSFPMGAAMHKGLTFRMGRQNGQRYAARLFEHVRDGALDPSYLMTHRLPLDDGPRAYRMFKEKADGCLRVVFAPTG, encoded by the coding sequence ATGAAGGCGCTTTGCTGGAACGGACCGAATGACCTGCGGGTGGAGCGCGTGCCCGATCCGGTGCTGGTCAATCCCCATGACGTGATCATCAAGGTGGCTCTGTCGTCGGTCTGCGGGTCGGACCTGGCTCTGATCGACGGCCATGTCCCGGCCATGCGGCCCGGTGACATCATCGGCCATGAATTCCTGGGCGTGATCGTGGAGAAAGGGCCGGAGGTCCGCCATCTGAACCGCGGCGACCGGGTCGTCACCATGTCCGTCATCGGCTGCGGCCGGTGCGGCCATTGCCGGCGGGGCGAAAGCGCGCTGTGCGACAACTCCAACCCGAACCCGGACCATGCCCGTGCCGCCCATGGTCATTGCGGCGCCGGCGTCTTCGGCTACAGCCATGCCTTCGGCGGCTATGCCGGCAGCCATGCCGACTATGTCCGCGTGCCCTATGCCGATTTCAATGCCGTCCGCGTGCCCGACGGGGTAAGCGACGAGCGGGCGGTCTTCCTCTCCGATGCCGTGCCGACCGGCTACATGGCCGCCGACATGGCCGGTATCCGTCCAGGCGACGTGGTGGCGGTGTGGGGCTGTGGCGGCGTCGGCCAGATGGCGATCCGCAGCGCCTATCTGCTGGGCGCCGAGCGGGTGATCGGCATCGACCGCTTTTCCGACCGGCTGCGCGCCGCCCAGATGAAGGCGGGGGCGGAGACGCTGGATCACAGCCGTGTCGATGTCTTCGACGCGCTCCAGGCGATGACCGGCGGACGCGGTCCCGATGTCTGCATCGACGCCGTCGGCATGGTGGCCGACAGGCCGGCGGTGCCGCGCCAGATGATCGAGAGCTGCCGCAAGGGCGGCACCCTGTCCATCGTCGGCATTCATGGCGGATCGATCGACAGCTTCCCGATGGGGGCGGCGATGCACAAGGGGCTGACCTTCCGCATGGGCCGGCAGAACGGCCAGCGCTACGCCGCGCGCCTGTTCGAGCATGTCCGCGACGGCGCGCTGGATCCCTCCTACCTGATGACGCACCGGCTGCCCCTGGACGACGGTCCGCGGGCCTATCGCATGTTCAAGGAGAAGGCCGACGGCTGCCTGCGTGTCGTCTTCGCCCCGACAGGCTGA
- a CDS encoding DUF6683 family protein, which produces MVVALAVCLGAGGGGSGASAEQFINDGWSWSVLVPSIAQTDILGTHLRELRNRDEQRNAPPPDVSRLGYTPSKARRTANLAAFVEKTRAVDPAGAADLQRLFAQGDVIERIAALIAPYGLRVDNLADVYALWWITAWQATRGDNDTLGRDMYAAVRAQAARALNAAGGPGKAPDAQKQELAEALLVQTALIEVAVEQAKSDPARMRQVRAAVRKGALGMGLDMDRMEITGGGFVPGGGP; this is translated from the coding sequence TTGGTCGTCGCCCTCGCGGTTTGCCTGGGTGCGGGCGGCGGCGGGAGCGGTGCGTCCGCCGAGCAGTTCATCAATGACGGCTGGTCGTGGAGCGTCCTCGTGCCGTCGATCGCCCAGACCGATATCCTCGGCACCCACCTTCGCGAACTCAGGAACCGCGACGAACAGCGCAACGCGCCGCCGCCCGATGTTTCACGGCTGGGCTACACGCCGTCGAAAGCGCGCCGCACCGCCAATCTCGCCGCATTCGTCGAAAAGACGCGGGCGGTCGATCCGGCCGGCGCGGCCGACCTCCAGAGGCTGTTCGCCCAGGGGGACGTGATCGAGAGGATCGCCGCGCTGATCGCGCCCTATGGCCTGCGGGTCGACAATCTCGCGGATGTCTACGCGCTGTGGTGGATCACCGCCTGGCAGGCGACGCGGGGCGACAATGACACGCTGGGCCGGGACATGTATGCCGCCGTTCGTGCCCAGGCCGCGCGTGCGCTGAACGCCGCCGGCGGTCCCGGCAAGGCGCCCGACGCCCAGAAGCAGGAGCTTGCCGAAGCGCTGCTGGTCCAGACGGCGCTGATCGAGGTCGCGGTCGAGCAGGCCAAGAGCGATCCCGCAAGGATGCGGCAGGTCCGTGCCGCGGTCCGCAAGGGGGCGCTGGGCATGGGGCTGGATATGGACCGGATGGAGATCACCGGTGGCGGCTTCGTTCCAGGCGGCGGCCCCTGA
- a CDS encoding alpha/beta hydrolase has protein sequence MPLLDATMGIADAEGFRPVTLETDRGTVQARYYPAPGAELAVLWVGGIGGGFDTPARGLYPRLAANLIAEAIASLRLCFRNPRDLEESVYDVLCGLSFLGRQGIHHVALVGHSFGGAVVIQAAASNRGAVCTVVTLATQGYGIEPVGDLSCPILLIHGEADEILPPSCSIHVHRKARDPKKLVLVPGTGHALDEASEAVCREVRDWLKGTLLKR, from the coding sequence GTGCCTCTTCTTGACGCCACCATGGGCATCGCCGACGCCGAAGGCTTTCGGCCGGTGACGCTGGAAACCGACCGTGGCACGGTCCAGGCCCGCTATTACCCGGCGCCGGGCGCCGAGCTGGCGGTGCTGTGGGTCGGCGGGATCGGCGGCGGGTTCGATACGCCGGCCCGCGGCCTCTATCCGCGGCTGGCCGCCAACCTGATCGCCGAAGCCATCGCCTCGTTGCGCCTGTGCTTCCGGAACCCGCGCGATCTGGAGGAGTCGGTGTATGACGTGCTGTGCGGGTTGAGCTTCCTCGGGCGCCAGGGCATCCACCATGTGGCGCTGGTCGGTCATTCCTTCGGCGGCGCGGTCGTCATCCAGGCGGCGGCATCGAACCGCGGCGCCGTCTGCACCGTGGTGACGCTGGCGACCCAGGGTTATGGGATCGAACCGGTCGGCGACCTGTCCTGCCCGATCCTGCTGATCCATGGGGAGGCGGACGAGATCCTGCCGCCCAGCTGTTCGATCCACGTCCATCGCAAGGCGCGCGACCCGAAGAAGCTGGTCCTGGTCCCCGGCACCGGCCACGCGCTGGACGAAGCCTCCGAGGCGGTGTGCCGCGAGGTGCGCGACTGGTTGAAGGGGACCTTGCTCAAACGGTGA